From the genome of Muricauda sp. SCSIO 64092, one region includes:
- a CDS encoding four helix bundle protein has product MDYKELDIWLKARELVRQVYLLTRVFPKEEQFSLTSQLRRCVISVSSNIAEGCGRQSSKETIHFLHIARGLLFEVETQIILANDLEYTTGDISEILREIERVKKLLNGFINYHKKL; this is encoded by the coding sequence ATGGACTATAAAGAATTGGATATTTGGTTAAAGGCTAGAGAGTTGGTCAGACAAGTGTATTTGTTGACAAGAGTGTTTCCGAAGGAAGAACAATTTTCTTTGACCTCGCAATTAAGAAGATGTGTGATTTCGGTTTCTTCCAATATTGCAGAGGGTTGTGGTAGGCAGTCTTCAAAAGAGACCATTCACTTTTTACATATAGCTAGGGGTTTATTATTCGAGGTCGAAACCCAAATTATTCTGGCCAACGACTTGGAATATACTACTGGTGATATCTCAGAAATTTTGAGAGAAATTGAACGTGTTAAAAAATTGTTGAACGGCTTCATTAATTATCATAAGAAGTTATGA
- a CDS encoding homocysteine S-methyltransferase family protein: MSRIKSLLEERILILDGAMGTMLQRYKFTEEDFRGDRFKDWPHPLQGNNDLLSLTQPDAIAEVHRKYFEAGADIVETNTFSGTTIAMADYGMEELVYELNYESARIAKKVADEFTLKEPHKPRFVAGSMGPTNKTASLSPDVNDPGFRAVSFDELRIAYKLQAEALLDGGSDMLLVETIFDTLNAKAALFAIEEVKEERNIQVPIMVSGTITDASGRTLSGQTAEAFLISISHIPILSVGFNCALGAKQLTPHLEVISAKSDHAISAHPNAGLPNAFGEYDETPEQMASQIKEYLEKGLVNIVGGCCGTTPEHIKAIAELVKHYAPRELLVNG; the protein is encoded by the coding sequence ATGTCTAGAATTAAGAGTTTACTCGAGGAACGAATTTTAATCTTGGATGGGGCCATGGGCACGATGTTGCAGCGTTATAAGTTTACTGAAGAAGACTTTCGGGGCGATCGCTTTAAGGATTGGCCACATCCGTTACAAGGAAATAACGATCTATTGTCCTTGACCCAGCCGGATGCCATTGCAGAGGTGCATAGAAAATACTTTGAAGCAGGAGCGGATATTGTAGAGACCAATACCTTCTCGGGCACCACCATTGCCATGGCCGATTATGGGATGGAAGAATTGGTTTATGAACTCAACTATGAATCTGCACGGATTGCCAAGAAAGTGGCTGATGAATTCACCTTGAAAGAGCCCCATAAGCCTCGCTTTGTTGCAGGAAGCATGGGGCCCACCAATAAAACTGCCAGTCTTTCGCCGGATGTGAACGATCCCGGATTTCGTGCCGTAAGTTTTGATGAACTTCGAATAGCTTACAAACTACAGGCCGAAGCCCTATTGGATGGAGGTTCGGATATGTTATTGGTGGAAACCATTTTTGACACCTTAAATGCCAAAGCAGCTTTGTTTGCCATTGAAGAAGTCAAGGAAGAACGTAATATTCAGGTACCCATAATGGTGAGTGGGACCATAACCGATGCCTCTGGAAGGACACTTTCTGGACAGACCGCAGAAGCCTTTTTAATTTCCATTTCCCATATTCCAATTTTATCGGTAGGGTTTAATTGTGCTTTGGGGGCAAAGCAATTGACTCCACATTTGGAGGTTATCTCAGCAAAATCAGATCATGCCATTAGTGCGCATCCCAATGCGGGCCTGCCCAATGCTTTTGGCGAATATGACGAAACCCCGGAACAAATGGCCTCGCAGATCAAGGAATATTTAGAGAAGGGTCTTGTCAATATTGTTGGTGGATGCTGCGGCACCACACCCGAACATATTAAGGCTATTGCAGAATTGGTGAAGCATTACGCTCCTCGAGAGCTTTTAGTTAATGGTTAA
- a CDS encoding NAD(P)/FAD-dependent oxidoreductase — MIKTDILIIGAGPTGLFTVFEAGLLKLKCHLIDALPQPGGQCSEIYPKKPIYDIPAYPEILAGDLVERLLEQIKPFNAGYTLGERAETLEKQEDGSFIVTTNKGTKHHAPVVVIAGGLGSFEPRKPQLENLERYEDNGVSYIIKDPEVYRDKKVVIAGGGDSALDWAIYLADVASEVSLVHRRNEFRGALDSVEKARELAQLGKIKLYTKAEVKELHGNKELQAVVIKSTEPDKEPTYLEVDHFIPLFGLSPKLGPLGNWGLEIEKNAIKVNNAKDYQTNIPGVFAIGDVNTYEGKLKLILSGFHEAAVMCQYAYQIINPDKRFVMKYTTVGGVEGFDGTKKEAKKEVVQSIL, encoded by the coding sequence ATGATTAAAACCGATATATTGATAATTGGTGCAGGCCCAACAGGATTGTTTACCGTATTTGAAGCTGGATTATTAAAACTGAAATGTCATTTGATTGATGCATTGCCCCAACCAGGAGGGCAGTGTTCGGAAATCTATCCGAAGAAACCCATTTATGACATTCCTGCCTATCCAGAGATTTTGGCAGGGGATTTAGTGGAACGCCTCCTAGAACAGATAAAGCCTTTCAATGCCGGATATACCTTGGGAGAACGGGCCGAAACTTTGGAAAAACAAGAAGATGGTTCGTTCATTGTAACGACCAATAAAGGAACCAAGCATCATGCACCGGTAGTTGTAATTGCTGGAGGATTGGGGTCTTTTGAACCTCGCAAGCCACAACTGGAGAATTTGGAGAGGTATGAAGATAACGGTGTTTCCTATATCATTAAGGATCCGGAAGTCTATAGGGACAAGAAGGTAGTGATTGCGGGAGGTGGCGATTCGGCTTTGGACTGGGCCATTTATTTGGCGGATGTGGCCTCCGAAGTATCACTGGTCCATAGAAGGAATGAATTTAGGGGAGCATTGGATTCCGTGGAAAAAGCACGGGAGTTGGCACAATTGGGGAAAATCAAGTTATATACCAAGGCTGAGGTAAAGGAATTGCACGGAAATAAGGAACTTCAGGCCGTGGTCATTAAAAGTACCGAGCCGGATAAAGAACCAACCTATTTGGAAGTTGACCATTTTATCCCCTTGTTCGGACTTTCCCCTAAACTGGGGCCTTTAGGGAATTGGGGTCTCGAAATCGAAAAAAATGCCATTAAAGTAAATAACGCCAAGGATTACCAAACCAATATTCCAGGGGTTTTTGCCATTGGCGATGTCAACACCTATGAAGGAAAATTAAAACTGATTTTATCCGGTTTTCATGAAGCGGCCGTTATGTGCCAATACGCTTATCAAATTATAAATCCGGACAAACGGTTTGTGATGAAATATACCACTGTCGGCGGTGTTGAAGGATTTGATGGAACCAAAAAGGAAGCCAAAAAAGAAGTGGTGCAAAGTATCCTATAG
- a CDS encoding bifunctional precorrin-2 dehydrogenase/sirohydrochlorin ferrochelatase codes for MERNNLYPIFLKTSQLEVLIVGGGYVAEEKLHFLTKSSPDAKVTMVAPMFREATLDIAKQFNVTIVEDEYNANYLYGKHMVVATTDVPEVNLRIYKDCRKLHILVNVADNPPLCDFYMGGIVTKGHVKVAISTNGKSPTTAKRLRQFFEEVLPEDISKMVQNLNEFRKTIKGDFEEKVDKMNKITQKLVEKA; via the coding sequence ATGGAACGAAACAATCTTTATCCTATTTTCTTAAAGACGTCCCAGTTGGAGGTGCTCATTGTGGGCGGGGGCTATGTTGCGGAGGAAAAATTGCATTTTCTCACCAAGTCAAGCCCAGATGCCAAGGTTACCATGGTTGCCCCTATGTTTCGGGAAGCTACTTTGGATATCGCCAAACAATTCAACGTGACCATAGTTGAGGATGAATACAATGCCAATTATTTGTATGGAAAACACATGGTAGTTGCCACTACGGACGTACCAGAGGTGAATCTTAGGATATATAAGGACTGTCGCAAGCTACATATTTTGGTCAATGTTGCCGACAATCCCCCGTTATGTGATTTCTACATGGGGGGTATTGTGACCAAAGGCCACGTAAAAGTGGCAATCTCCACCAATGGAAAGTCACCAACAACAGCAAAACGTCTTCGACAATTTTTTGAAGAGGTGCTACCCGAAGATATCAGTAAAATGGTACAGAACCTAAATGAATTTAGAAAAACGATAAAAGGTGATTTTGAAGAAAAAGTGGACAAAATGAACAAAATCACGCAAAAATTGGTTGAAAAAGCCTGA
- the cobA gene encoding uroporphyrinogen-III C-methyltransferase: protein MRIKGTQYHPPFGETGGALGKLTVVGAGPGAIDLITLRGIKALQSADVVLYDALVDSELLGYAPKSEHIFVGKRKGCYSYQQEQINELIVQRGKQGKHVVRLKGGDPFVFGRGAEEMEYAAEYGLEVAVVPGISSSVAVPANAHIPVTKRGAAESFWVITGTTKEHRLSNDVALAAKSSATVVILMGMSKLSEIMELFKKEGKTDTPVAIIQEGTTRNEKIGIGTVVTIEAKVRGQQLSNPAIIVIGEVVKHRNKLMEIQKQQMVCT, encoded by the coding sequence ATGAGAATCAAAGGTACACAGTATCATCCCCCCTTCGGTGAGACAGGAGGGGCGCTTGGAAAATTGACCGTGGTAGGCGCTGGTCCTGGAGCCATCGACTTGATTACGCTTCGGGGTATTAAAGCATTGCAATCGGCAGATGTGGTTTTGTACGATGCTTTGGTCGATTCCGAACTACTGGGATATGCCCCAAAATCCGAACACATATTTGTTGGGAAGCGAAAAGGTTGTTATTCCTATCAACAGGAACAAATTAATGAATTGATCGTACAACGGGGAAAACAAGGTAAACATGTGGTGCGATTAAAAGGAGGAGATCCCTTTGTTTTTGGTCGAGGGGCGGAGGAAATGGAATACGCCGCCGAATATGGTCTTGAAGTAGCTGTTGTACCTGGAATCTCATCCTCGGTTGCCGTGCCGGCCAATGCACATATTCCCGTGACCAAACGAGGTGCGGCCGAAAGCTTTTGGGTGATTACCGGGACCACCAAGGAACACAGGCTGTCCAATGATGTTGCGTTGGCGGCAAAATCCAGTGCGACCGTGGTGATTTTAATGGGAATGTCTAAGCTCTCGGAAATCATGGAACTTTTCAAAAAAGAAGGTAAGACGGATACCCCAGTGGCCATTATTCAAGAAGGGACCACAAGGAACGAAAAAATTGGAATTGGCACTGTTGTTACCATTGAAGCCAAGGTCAGGGGGCAACAGTTGTCCAATCCAGCAATTATTGTAATCGGGGAAGTGGTGAAGCACCGTAACAAATTGATGGAAATTCAAAAACAGCAAATGGTTTGTACCTAA